The following proteins come from a genomic window of Triticum aestivum cultivar Chinese Spring chromosome 6A, IWGSC CS RefSeq v2.1, whole genome shotgun sequence:
- the LOC123129963 gene encoding agamous-like MADS-box protein AGL80, whose translation MARKKVALRYIRNDSTRINTLKKRTKNLMKKAGEVATLCNAKACVLVYGEGAMVPEVFPSHAEAMAILSRFKSMPEVQQLKKKMDQETILSRRLIQLRHQVEKIRCEHEDREARILLHKAMVSGHLPGNIEEFTTMARKLELILKSLRERITKITGQPPVYQAQAPYVTGGMDMGSPMYQAL comes from the coding sequence ATGGCTCGCAAGAAGGTGGCCCTCCGGTATATCCGCAATGACTCGACGCGGATCAATACCTTGAAGAAGCGTACCAAGAACCTGATGAAGAAGGCCGGTGAGGTGGCCACCTTGTGCAACGCCAAGGCCTGCGTGCTGGTGTATGGTGAGGGTGCAATGGTGCCAGAGGTGTTCCCATCCCATGCCGAGGCGATGGCTATCCTAAGTCGGTTCAAGAGCATGCCAGAGGTGCAACAGCTAAAGAAGAAGATGGACCAGGAGACCATTCTTAGCCGGCGCCTCATACAACTCCGACATCAGGTAGAGAAGATTAGGTGCGAGCACGAGGACCGTGAGGCCAGGATTCTCTTGCACAAGGCCATGGTCAGTGGACACCTCCCAGGAAACATCGAGGAGTTCACAACCATGGCCCGGAAGTTAGAGTTAATCCTTAAGAGCCTGAGGGAGCGCATCACGAAAATAACTGGGCAGCCGCCAGTCTACCAAGCCCAGGCACCATATGTCACCGGCGGCATGGACATGGGGTCTCCGATGTATCAGGCATTGTGA